ACTCTGGCCCACTTGCGATGGATTTCGTACCGCCCTCTAATGGCGAGATAGAGGGTTCGAAAAATCATCGGGAGCATCACCATGGAGAGGATGACGTGGGTTGCCAGCATGATTATGTAAAAAGCTCTCCAGAAACCATCTCCGGGGAATGGTGTCCCCTGCCAGTCCTTCAGGTATTTATCCAGTAGGTAGAAGAAGAGAAAGAAGCCGCTGATCACGAGGGCCGAGATCATAGCAATCCGGTGTTCCCTCACTCTCCCCTTTCTAATCAGAGCAAATCCCATCGTGAGACAAACGACCGCTGAACCGTTGAGGACAGCATTCAGTGCAGGGAGCGAAAAGCTCATCGACTCAAAGGACGGTTCGGTCGAGTAGCAATACGATCAAGAGGATCGGCAAATAAAGTAAACTAAAGAAGAAAAGCCGGTTTCCGGTCGATCCACCGGAACGAACAGTTTTGGCGAAGCGGATACCTTCGAATAAAAAGATCCCGTTTATGACCAGAGTAGCGGCGCCGTAGACCCAGCCTTCCAATCCGAGAAAGACCGGAGCTATACAAACGGGAAAAAGTAAGAGGAGGTATAAATAGTTTTCGAAAATCAGCCTTTTCCCGTCTTGGTGGGTAACTGAAAGAACCTTGAGTCCGCCTTGTTCGTAGTCCTCCCGGCAAAGCCAGGCGATCGCGAAGAAATGGGGCATCTGCCACAAAAGGACAATCAGGAAAAGCCATAAGCCTAGACCGCCGACCGTTCCTGTGGCTGCAGTCCAGCCAATCAACGGCGGGAGAGCTCCAGGTAGCGCACCCATGTGTGTGCACCAGTGGGTTGTGCGCTTCATGGGCGTATACAATAGGAGATAGATCAGGACTGTTGCTACGACCAACACCGTTGCCGGGACGGGGAGAAGCAGCAAAGAGAGACCTGTTCCGATCGAAGCGAGAGTGATCCCGAACACCCCTGCCGGAAAAGCGGTGAGTTGACCCGAAGGCAGCGGGCGACCTCTTGTCCTTTCCATCCGCCCATCAGTTTCTCTCTCAATCGTCTGGTTGA
This window of the Verrucomicrobiota bacterium genome carries:
- a CDS encoding DUF420 domain-containing protein, whose translation is MSFSLPALNAVLNGSAVVCLTMGFALIRKGRVREHRIAMISALVISGFFLFFYLLDKYLKDWQGTPFPGDGFWRAFYIIMLATHVILSMVMLPMIFRTLYLAIRGRYEIHRKWARVTYPIWYYVSVTGVMIYFFLYHWPV
- the cyoE gene encoding heme o synthase, whose amino-acid sequence is MQPESKVEEAEITSVGPSWRVYLELSKPRLAFLSTLTGLAGYLAAPDTFSWITFLGVGFAIFLAALGALALNQTIERETDGRMERTRGRPLPSGQLTAFPAGVFGITLASIGTGLSLLLLPVPATVLVVATVLIYLLLYTPMKRTTHWCTHMGALPGALPPLIGWTAATGTVGGLGLWLFLIVLLWQMPHFFAIAWLCREDYEQGGLKVLSVTHQDGKRLIFENYLYLLLLFPVCIAPVFLGLEGWVYGAATLVINGIFLFEGIRFAKTVRSGGSTGNRLFFFSLLYLPILLIVLLLDRTVL